From one Catenuloplanes nepalensis genomic stretch:
- a CDS encoding GMC family oxidoreductase, translated as MSSADLNSNALALDARFDVIVCGAGSAGSTVAGRLAAETGLSVLLLEAGGDDERENVRNPSLWPTNFGTEGVWNFLTEPEPQLSGQPAYFPMGRGLGGGGSVNACVWARGHQADWDSYARIAGDDVWDYEHVLDIYRRVESYRGDPDGQDPRRGRSGPMWIEQLPDDHGFFDAVQKAAEGRGIPRNDSLNGALMEQQAGTARRDANIHAGRRQSPYRSFVVPQQKRANLTVLTGAEVDRVVFEGGRAAGVKLLDGRELHADREVVLSLGAINTPVVLMRSGVGDRDQLEQNGIPVRRHLPGVGRNLHDHVNVSLVWSVQDGVDLPSPLQAATGILWNLTDPKGPAVVVYVEASVSVSPVTAAGGGVPEQGVTFLTGVRLHSRGEVRLSAKDASQPPLIRTGWLNDPADIPALLDAVERVSAIADSPELAGYLSERVFPPRDADREAVIDYLRRGTQTFWHQSGTAAMGQGEDAVVDSRLRVRGVSGLRVVDASVLPHVPVANTMAPSVVIGMQGADFIAQDLL; from the coding sequence ATGAGCAGTGCGGACTTGAACAGCAATGCCCTGGCCCTGGACGCCCGGTTCGACGTCATCGTCTGCGGTGCCGGGTCAGCCGGTTCCACGGTGGCGGGACGGCTGGCGGCCGAGACCGGCCTGAGCGTCCTGCTGCTGGAGGCCGGCGGTGACGACGAGCGCGAGAACGTGCGGAATCCCTCGCTGTGGCCGACGAACTTCGGCACGGAGGGGGTGTGGAACTTCCTTACCGAGCCCGAGCCGCAGCTGAGTGGGCAGCCGGCGTATTTCCCGATGGGACGCGGGCTGGGCGGCGGCGGCAGCGTGAACGCGTGCGTGTGGGCGCGGGGGCACCAGGCCGACTGGGACTCCTACGCGCGCATCGCCGGTGACGATGTGTGGGACTACGAGCACGTCCTGGACATCTATCGCCGGGTGGAGTCCTACCGGGGCGACCCCGATGGACAGGACCCGCGCCGGGGCCGGTCCGGGCCGATGTGGATCGAGCAACTCCCCGACGACCACGGCTTCTTCGACGCTGTGCAAAAAGCCGCCGAAGGCAGAGGCATCCCGCGGAATGACAGCCTGAACGGCGCGCTGATGGAGCAGCAGGCCGGAACGGCGCGGCGCGATGCCAACATTCACGCCGGACGCAGGCAGTCCCCCTACCGTTCCTTTGTCGTCCCGCAGCAGAAGCGCGCAAACCTCACCGTGCTCACCGGCGCCGAGGTCGACCGGGTCGTCTTCGAGGGCGGCCGCGCCGCCGGGGTCAAACTCCTCGACGGCAGGGAACTGCACGCCGACCGGGAGGTGGTGTTGTCCCTCGGCGCGATCAACACGCCTGTGGTGCTCATGCGTTCGGGCGTGGGCGACCGGGACCAATTGGAGCAGAACGGCATCCCGGTGCGCCGGCACCTCCCCGGCGTCGGACGCAACCTGCACGACCACGTCAACGTGTCCCTGGTCTGGAGTGTGCAGGACGGCGTCGATCTGCCCTCCCCGCTGCAGGCCGCCACCGGCATCCTGTGGAACCTGACCGATCCGAAGGGGCCGGCAGTCGTGGTCTACGTGGAGGCCTCGGTCAGCGTCTCGCCCGTCACCGCCGCCGGCGGCGGCGTGCCCGAACAAGGGGTCACGTTCCTGACCGGCGTGCGTCTGCACAGCCGGGGCGAGGTCCGTCTGTCCGCCAAGGACGCCTCGCAGCCGCCGCTGATCCGTACGGGCTGGCTGAACGATCCCGCCGACATCCCTGCCCTGCTGGATGCGGTCGAGCGGGTCAGCGCGATCGCGGACTCACCGGAGCTGGCCGGATATCTGTCCGAGCGGGTCTTCCCGCCCCGGGACGCCGATCGCGAGGCCGTCATCGACTACCTGCGCCGCGGCACGCAGACCTTCTGGCACCAGAGCGGCACGGCGGCCATGGGCCAGGGCGAGGACGCAGTGGTCGACTCCCGGTTACGGGTGCGGGGAGTCAGCGGCTTGCGGGTGGTGGACGCCTCGGTACTGCCGCACGTGCCAGTGGCGAACACGATGGCCCCCAGTGTGGTCATCGGTATGCAGGGCGCCGACTTCATCGCTCAGGACCTCCTCTGA
- a CDS encoding ROK family transcriptional regulator — MRRVPGEHADDLTPPAGDLAPHAGDDDLASHAGAPTPHAGDLAPHGGALAPHGGAGPASWDGVTGARGGAAGPAVGAPARQRSLRAHNLALAFRHIMFAERPISRIELADQTGLTRPTITRIVEELLAGRLIAESGPARSQGAGRPRVGLTLSSRGPAGLGLDIRADRLAACLVDLTGTVRHLAFRPVPHVDGPAADLLGALSELAAAVMAEAEAAQLEVVRVTLAVPGAVSHGSLVRFAPPLGWRDVDAGALLGTRLTTAARPATTASAAAGPQTTAPHTTAAHPAAAHEAVPHAAAAHEAAGTESVAPSDGRVRGGASAIGGVPVRVENEANLAALAELYSGERADFAYVSGALDLGAGIVLGGRLLHGARGWSGAIGHVTVHPDGRDCTCGARGCLQTYAGLEVLRAAAGHRDLLAAADAGTPEMTAALNAAGTALGIALADLVNLVDVGTILLGGSYAVLASWLTEPITTELHRRALSSRWAPIDVRPAQLGPDAAAIGAALTSLEAVRRDPSSWLNRR, encoded by the coding sequence TTGCGACGCGTCCCCGGCGAGCACGCCGACGACCTCACCCCGCCCGCCGGCGACCTGGCACCGCACGCCGGAGACGACGACCTCGCTTCACACGCCGGCGCCCCCACACCCCACGCCGGGGACCTCGCGCCGCACGGCGGCGCCCTCGCACCGCACGGCGGGGCCGGGCCGGCGTCGTGGGACGGCGTTACCGGGGCGCGCGGCGGAGCCGCCGGGCCGGCGGTCGGCGCGCCCGCGCGGCAGCGGAGTCTGCGCGCGCACAACCTCGCGCTGGCGTTCCGGCACATCATGTTCGCGGAGCGGCCGATCTCACGGATCGAACTGGCCGATCAGACAGGGCTGACCCGTCCGACGATCACCCGGATCGTGGAGGAGCTGCTGGCCGGCCGACTGATCGCCGAGTCAGGGCCCGCCCGGTCGCAGGGCGCGGGCCGGCCACGGGTCGGGCTGACCCTGTCGTCCCGTGGCCCCGCCGGCCTCGGCCTGGACATCCGCGCGGACCGGCTCGCCGCCTGCCTGGTCGACCTCACCGGAACCGTGCGGCACCTGGCGTTCCGGCCGGTGCCGCACGTCGACGGCCCCGCCGCGGACCTCCTCGGCGCGCTGAGCGAACTCGCCGCCGCCGTGATGGCGGAGGCGGAGGCGGCGCAGCTGGAGGTCGTCCGGGTGACTCTGGCGGTGCCGGGGGCGGTCTCGCACGGGTCCCTGGTGCGCTTCGCACCACCACTGGGCTGGCGCGACGTGGACGCGGGAGCGCTGCTCGGCACCCGGCTCACGACGGCCGCCCGGCCGGCCACGACCGCGAGTGCGGCAGCCGGCCCCCAGACCACCGCACCCCACACGACAGCCGCGCACCCGGCGGCCGCGCACGAAGCAGTCCCGCACGCGGCAGCCGCGCATGAAGCGGCCGGGACCGAATCGGTCGCGCCTTCAGACGGCCGCGTCCGTGGCGGCGCCTCGGCGATCGGGGGCGTGCCGGTCAGGGTGGAGAACGAAGCGAATCTCGCCGCGCTCGCGGAACTCTATTCGGGTGAGCGCGCCGACTTCGCCTACGTCTCCGGCGCGCTCGATCTGGGTGCGGGGATCGTGCTCGGCGGCCGGCTGCTGCACGGCGCACGCGGCTGGAGCGGCGCGATCGGGCACGTCACCGTCCACCCCGACGGCCGCGACTGCACCTGCGGCGCACGCGGCTGCCTGCAGACCTACGCCGGCCTCGAGGTCCTGCGCGCCGCCGCCGGCCACCGCGACCTGCTGGCCGCCGCGGACGCCGGCACACCCGAGATGACCGCGGCACTGAACGCCGCCGGAACCGCGCTCGGCATCGCCCTCGCCGACCTGGTCAACCTCGTCGACGTCGGCACGATCCTGCTCGGCGGCAGCTACGCGGTACTCGCCTCTTGGCTCACCGAGCCGATCACGACGGAGCTGCACCGCCGCGCGCTGAGCAGCCGCTGGGCCCCGATCGACGTGCGCCCCGCCCAGCTCGGCCCGGACGCCGCCGCGATCGGCGCCGCCCTCACCAGCCTGGAGGCCGTCCGCCGCGATCCTTCCTCCTGGCTGAACCGGCGCTGA